From a region of the Impatiens glandulifera chromosome 4, dImpGla2.1, whole genome shotgun sequence genome:
- the LOC124934467 gene encoding receptor-like protein 51, producing the protein METVFSLILLLTFSLSCSSSKLDPTQFKILQSSFNISNQFHNLTALNISNANVSGFLPINWPKNLVFIDLSLNSIQGTIPESISTLQNLLYLNLSSNSLHDSIPNSIGDMIMLKNLSLASNLLSGNIPESMAAMKSLVHLDLSNNRLTGDIPDFFADLKELKYLNFEGNRFEKELPFDNSFVNRLEFFRIGRNEDLCYDKGKLSSHAGDLRNVDVCYEPGPTNIIVGVGFWLLFVFVILIILVLISKWCK; encoded by the coding sequence ATGGAAACAGTGTTCTCTCTCATCCTCTTGCTTACATTCTCTCTCTCCTGTTCTTCATCAAAACTTGATCCAACCCAATTCAAAATCCTCCAATCATCTTTCAATATTTCCAACCAATTCCATAATCTCACCGCACTAAATATTTCCAACGCAAATGTTTCTGGGTTTCTCCCAATTAATTGGCCAAAGAATCTTGTTTTCATTGATCTATCACTAAACTCAATCCAAGGAACAATACCCGAATCAATTTCAACCCTACAAAATCTTCTATACTTAAACCTATCGTCCAATTCACTTCACGATTCAATACCCAATTCGATTGGAGACATGATAATGCTAAAGAACCTGTCTTTAGCTTCGAATTTATTGTCGGGGAACATACCGGAATCAATGGCGGCGATGAAGTCTTTGGTACATTTGGATTTGAGTAATAATAGGTTGACTGGGGACATTCCTGATTTCTTTGCAGATTTGAAGGAGttgaaatatttgaattttgaaggAAATCGTTTCGAGAAGGAATTGCCGTTTGATAATTCGTTTGTGAATAGGTTGGAGTTTTTTAGAATTGGAAGGAATGAGGATTTGTGTTATGATAAGGGTAAATTGTCGTCTCACGCTGGCGATTTAAGGAATGTGGATGTATGTTATGAGCCTGGACCGACCAATATTATTGTTGGTGTTGGATTTTGgttgttgtttgtttttgttatacttatcatctTGGTTCTAATCTCAAAATGGTGCAAATGA
- the LOC124936795 gene encoding uncharacterized protein LOC124936795 — translation MEADEIINLFDSIWFSSEFFKSSSNPQRSSAYKENPYIQIQKKIARSDLSIPQNLILPSLARSKIIGNYLSPDSVLQIVFSDEEEDMKKKKKAKFRGQRKRGMTKSLSELEFEEMKGFMDLGFVFSEEDENSRLVNIIPGLKRSVNNKVDSVQRPYLSETWDEDLEKMKRIDALMGWKIPDFTNEMDMKKNLRKWARNVASIIR, via the coding sequence ATGGAAGCAGATGAAATCATCAACCTTTTCGATTCAATATGGTTTTCATCCGAATTCTTCAAAAGTTCATCAAACCCACAAAGATCATCAGCATACAAAGAGAACCCATATATccaaattcaaaagaaaatagCAAGATCGGATCTTTCAATTCCCCAAAATCTCATCTTGCCGAGTTTAGCAAGATCCAAGATCATCGGCAATTATCTGTCTCCTGATTCAGTCTTGCAGATCGTGTTTtccgatgaagaagaagatatgaagaagaagaagaaggcaaAATTCAGGGGTCAGAGGAAAAGGGGTATGACAAAGAGTTTGTCAGAGTTGGAATTTGAGGAGATGAAAGGGTTTATGGATTTAGGGTTTGTGTTTTCTGAGGAAGATGAGAATTCAAGATTGGTGAATATAATTCCTGGGTTGAAGAGGAGTGTGAATAATAAGGTTGATTCAGTTCAAAGACCTTACCTTTCTGAGACATGGGATGAAGATCTTGAAAAAATGAAGAGAATTGATGCTTTGATGGGATGGAAGATACCTGATTTCACCAATGAAATGGATATGAAGAAGAATCTTAGAAAGTGGGCTAGGAATGTTGCATCTATAATCAGATAG
- the LOC124935756 gene encoding WD repeat-containing protein 53 isoform X2 has translation MLYRFKQTPGNHRHFRREFLQLNIQDGRVCLFDLRCKDVLFVMNVSDEPVSSLCFNSGNEDIMYVSAGTEVKAFDLRSNAASWDCLTNFNYNKEEINQLVCDPKSRFLAAADDKGEVKVVDISQQCLYKSLRAGHTNICSSVQFLPWTSWEVVTGGLDSKLIMWDFSKGRPYHTIDLGVPDANNRGAGGQGLNPAFIHSITVPEPDMVDSVGKLFAVGRGDGIINVIDVESELLAASKTKPKKKITKSTKNSSNPSSNDDDNGESDKKGMIYLDYTLGGHTAAASCVAFSMFGEKGKYIISGGNDKSVKVWDWSRGYHSDGGQTSRNNDALLSMNINLTRKVNWLCTTASDSENLIVCDTSKLVKVFSIA, from the exons ATGTTGTATCGCTTCAAGCAAACGCCCGGGAATCATCGTCACTTCCGGCGAG AATTTTTGCAATTAAACATACAGGATGGACGTGTTTGCTTGTTTGACCTACGGTGCAAAGATGTTCTATTTGTGATGAATGTTAGTGATGAACCAGTTTCCTCTCTTTGCTTCAACTCAG GAAATGAAGACATAATGTATGTTTCTGCGGGAACTGAAGTTAAAGCATTTGACTTACGCTCT AATGCTGCTTCGTGGGATTGCTTGAcaaattttaactataataaaGAGGAGATAAATCAG TTGGTATGTGACCCGAAATCTCGTTTTCTTGCTGCTGCAGATGATAAAGGTGAAGTTAAG GTAGTTGACATTAGTCAGCAGTGCCTTTATAAATCTTTGAGAGCTGGCCATACAAAT ATCTGTAGCAGTGTACAGTTTCTTCCTTGGACATCATGGGAAG TCGTTACTGGTGGCCTTGATTCGAAGCTTATTATGTGGGACTTCTCTAAAGGACGTCCTTATCATACCATTGATTTAG gtgTTCCTGATGCAAACAATAGAGGTGCAGGCGGTCAAGGTCTAAATCCTGCTTTCATCCACTCAATCACTGTTCCTGAACCGGATATGGTTGATTCGGTGGGGAAGTTATTCGCAGTGGGAAGAGGAGATGGTATCATCAATGTGATTGATGTTGAATCTGAACTTCTTGCCGCTTCCAAGACGAAGCCTAAAAAGAAGATTACTAAATCTACCAAAAATAGTTCAAATCCTTCTtcaaatgatgatgataatggtGAATCAGATAAGAAGGGGATGATTTATCTCGACTACACTTTGGGAGGACACACTGCAGCTGCATCTTGTGT GGCTTTTTCGATGTTTGGAGAGAAAGGAAAGTATATAATTTCGGGAGGAAACGATAAATCAGTGAAGGTTTGGGATTGGTCACGGGGTTACCACTCTGATGGTGGCCAAACAAGCCGAAACAATGATGCTCTTCTAAGTATGAACATAAACTTGACCAGAAAA GTCAATTGGCTATGCACAACCGCGTCTGATTCGGAGAACCTCATTGTTTGTGACACTTCCAAATTGGTGAAAGTGTTTAGTATAGCTTAG
- the LOC124935756 gene encoding WD repeat-containing protein 53 homolog isoform X1, whose protein sequence is MSAPRKLRGHADTATCCIASSKRPGIIVTSGEDGRVCLFDLRCKDVLFVMNVSDEPVSSLCFNSGNEDIMYVSAGTEVKAFDLRSNAASWDCLTNFNYNKEEINQLVCDPKSRFLAAADDKGEVKVVDISQQCLYKSLRAGHTNICSSVQFLPWTSWEVVTGGLDSKLIMWDFSKGRPYHTIDLGVPDANNRGAGGQGLNPAFIHSITVPEPDMVDSVGKLFAVGRGDGIINVIDVESELLAASKTKPKKKITKSTKNSSNPSSNDDDNGESDKKGMIYLDYTLGGHTAAASCVAFSMFGEKGKYIISGGNDKSVKVWDWSRGYHSDGGQTSRNNDALLSMNINLTRKVNWLCTTASDSENLIVCDTSKLVKVFSIA, encoded by the exons ATGTCGGCCCCAAGAAAACTAAGAGGTCACGCGGACACCGCCACATGTTGTATCGCTTCAAGCAAACGCCCGGGAATCATCGTCACTTCCGGCGAG GATGGACGTGTTTGCTTGTTTGACCTACGGTGCAAAGATGTTCTATTTGTGATGAATGTTAGTGATGAACCAGTTTCCTCTCTTTGCTTCAACTCAG GAAATGAAGACATAATGTATGTTTCTGCGGGAACTGAAGTTAAAGCATTTGACTTACGCTCT AATGCTGCTTCGTGGGATTGCTTGAcaaattttaactataataaaGAGGAGATAAATCAG TTGGTATGTGACCCGAAATCTCGTTTTCTTGCTGCTGCAGATGATAAAGGTGAAGTTAAG GTAGTTGACATTAGTCAGCAGTGCCTTTATAAATCTTTGAGAGCTGGCCATACAAAT ATCTGTAGCAGTGTACAGTTTCTTCCTTGGACATCATGGGAAG TCGTTACTGGTGGCCTTGATTCGAAGCTTATTATGTGGGACTTCTCTAAAGGACGTCCTTATCATACCATTGATTTAG gtgTTCCTGATGCAAACAATAGAGGTGCAGGCGGTCAAGGTCTAAATCCTGCTTTCATCCACTCAATCACTGTTCCTGAACCGGATATGGTTGATTCGGTGGGGAAGTTATTCGCAGTGGGAAGAGGAGATGGTATCATCAATGTGATTGATGTTGAATCTGAACTTCTTGCCGCTTCCAAGACGAAGCCTAAAAAGAAGATTACTAAATCTACCAAAAATAGTTCAAATCCTTCTtcaaatgatgatgataatggtGAATCAGATAAGAAGGGGATGATTTATCTCGACTACACTTTGGGAGGACACACTGCAGCTGCATCTTGTGT GGCTTTTTCGATGTTTGGAGAGAAAGGAAAGTATATAATTTCGGGAGGAAACGATAAATCAGTGAAGGTTTGGGATTGGTCACGGGGTTACCACTCTGATGGTGGCCAAACAAGCCGAAACAATGATGCTCTTCTAAGTATGAACATAAACTTGACCAGAAAA GTCAATTGGCTATGCACAACCGCGTCTGATTCGGAGAACCTCATTGTTTGTGACACTTCCAAATTGGTGAAAGTGTTTAGTATAGCTTAG